In Cryptococcus deuterogattii R265 chromosome 4, complete sequence, a genomic segment contains:
- a CDS encoding V-type proton ATPase proteolipid subunit 2, which translates to MSELCPPWAPFFGFAGVTSAMVFSTVGAAYGTSKAGIGIAGLGTFRPDLIMKSLIPVVMSGILIAGNISPSEPYSLFAGFVHLAAGLACGFTGLAAGYAIGIVGDACVRAYVYESRVFVSMVLILIFAEVIGLYGLIVALILNTAVGEAVCGAD; encoded by the exons ATGTCTGAATTATGCCCCCCATGGGCTCCATTCTTCGG CTTCGCAGGCGTCACAAGCGCA ATGGTGTTTTCTACAGTCGGAGCAGCTTACGGCACTTCTAAGGCGGGCATAGGAATTGCAGGTTTGGGTACTTTCAG ACCCGATCTTATCATGAAG TCATTAATCCCTGTCGTT ATGTCCGGTA TACTCATTGCCGGTAACA TCTCCCCTTCTGAACCTTACTCTTTGTTCGCCGGATTTGTCCATCTTGCTGCTGGATTGG CATGTGGTTTCACTGGGCTGGCGGCAGGATATGCTATAGGGATTGTCGGGGATGCT TGTGTGCGCGCATATGTTTATGAGTCAAGGGTGTTTGTTTCAATGGTTCTCATCCTTATTTTTGCCGAAGTTATC GGTCTTTATGGTCTTATTGTAGCTTTGATCCTCAACACAGCTGTGGGAGAAGCCGTCTGCGGTGCTGACTGA
- a CDS encoding T-complex protein 1 eta subunit, producing MQGRLPQMQPTVVLLREGTDTSQGTPQLLSNISACLAVAQTIATTLGPRGMDKLIVDDRGLATISNDGATILKLLDVVHPAARTLVDIARAQDAEVGDGTTSVTLLAAEILKEVRSFIEEGVSPHVIIKGLREARTLAIQKINEIAVTIDKSDPAKFRDLLMQCAATSMSSKLIHSQTPFFSNMVVDAVLSLDQNDLDESLIGIKKVPGGGMQDSKLIKGVAFKKTFSYAGFEQQPKSFKDPKVLCLNVELELKAEKDNAEVRVSEVSEYQAIVDAEWSIIYRKLEAIVATGAKVVLSKLPIGDLATQYFADRDIFCAGRVADGDLKRVVQAVGGSIQSTCSDIEPHHLGQCGSFEERQIGGERFNLFEDCPQAKTCTLILRGGAEQFIAEVERSLHDSIMIVKRAIKNNSIVAGGGACEMEISKYLRAHSRTIMGKAQLIVGAVAKALEIIPRQICDNAGLDATDILNKLRMRHAQGETWVGIDIDGEGVQDNMKEFVWEPALVKTNALSSAIDAACLILSVDETVRNPQSEQPQAGPPMPRGAAQQALRGRGRGMPRR from the exons ATGCAGGGAAGACTTCCACAGATG CAACCCACAGTTGTCCTCCTGCGCG AGGGCACCGACACCTCCCAGGGTACCCCGCAACTTCTTTCCAACATTTCTGCTTGCTTGGCTGTCGCCCAGACTATTGCTACAACGCTAGGACCACGAGGAATGGACAAGCTCATCGTAGATGACAGAGGTCTGGCTACTATCTCTA ATGACGGTGCGACCATTTTGAAGCTTTTGGATGTTGTTCATCCAGCTGCGAGAACTTTGGTAGACATAGCAAGAGCTCAGGATGCCGAGGTTGGAGATGGCACCACAAGTGTTACTTTACT TGCTGCGGAGATCTTGAAAGAAGTTCGATCCTTCATCGAAGAAGGGGTCTCTCCTCATGTGATCATCAAGGGACTTCGAGAGGCAAGAACTTTG GCTATACAAAAAATCAACGAGATTGCTGTGACAATAGACAAGTCTGACCCGGC CAAATTCCGCGACCTTCTCATGCAATGTGCCGCCACTTCTATGTCTTCCAAACTCATCCACTCTCAAactccctttttctccaacATGGTTGTCGACGCcgttctttctcttgaCCAAAATGATCTTGACGAGTCTCTCATCGGCATCAAGAAGGTTCCTGGTGGCGGTATGCAAGACTCCAAACTGATTAAGGGTGTCGCTTTCAAAAAGACCTTTTCTTATGCTGGTTTTGAACAACAGCCCAAGAGCTTCAAGGACCCCAAGGTGCTTTGTCTGAATGTGGAGCTCGAGCTCAAGGCCGAGAAAGACAACGCTGAAGTGCGAGTGAGCGAAGTTTCCGAGTATCAGGCAATTGTCGATGCCGAATGGAGCATCATTTACCGCAAACTCGAAGCTATCGTCGCTACTGGGGCCAAGGTCGTATTGTCCAAGCTTCCTATCGGAGACTTGGCCACTCAGTACTTTGCCGACCGGGACATCTTCTGTGCTGGTCGAGTTGCCGATGGTGATCTCAAGCGTGTGGTCCAAGCTGTCGGCGGATCCATTCAGTCTACATGCTCCGACATTGAACCTCACCACTTGGGTCAATGTGGCAGTTTTGAGGAGAGACAAATTGGTGGTGAAAGGTTCAACTTGTTCGAAGATTGCCCCCAGGCCAAGACATGTACTTTGATTTTAAGGGGCGGTGCGGAGCAATTCATTGCTGAGGTGGAAAGAAGTCTGCACGACTCTATTATGATTGTTAAGAGAGCAATCAAGAACAATTCCATTGTGGCCGGTGGTGGTGCCTGCGAG ATGGAGATATCAAAATATCTTCGAGCTCATTCTCGAACCATTATGGGTAAAGCCCAACTAATTGTGGGTGCTGTTGCAAAGGCACTGGAAATCATTCCTCGCCAGATCTGCGACAATGCCGGTCTTGATGCTACGGATATCCTCAATAAGCTCCGTATGCGCCATGCTCAAGGAGAAACTTGGGTCGGTATCGACATCGACGGAGAGGGTGTGCAGGATAACATGAAAGAGTTTGTATGGGAACCCGCTTTGGTGAAAACGAATGCCTTGAGTAGTGCAATCGATGCGGCTTGCTTGATATTGAGTGTCGATGAGACGGTTAGAAACCCCCAAAGCGAACAGCCTCAGGCGGGACCTCCTATGCCAAGAGGAGCTGCGCAGCAGGCATTGAGGGGCAGGGGTAGGGGTATGCCTCGAAGATGA